A section of the Amblyomma americanum isolate KBUSLIRL-KWMA chromosome 2, ASM5285725v1, whole genome shotgun sequence genome encodes:
- the LOC144119117 gene encoding uncharacterized protein LOC144119117, giving the protein MSLINEKFEGFRSEMVEMRKELAVTKAENEAIRSTNAHLTSELKKVRRELTDMQQYSRRNNLEIKGVPVVADENLISTMKTISGCLNTEVVESDIEVIHRVPTKKKDEQNIIVKFFSRTVRDKILKVAKKQRLNVSQLGFEGNTPVFVNEHLCPANKVLLGMAVKAKKEKKWKFTWVSDGKILMRKVENSHVLHVTSAEDLRQVL; this is encoded by the coding sequence ATGAGCTTGATCAATGAAAAGTTCGAGGGTTTCAGATCGGAAATGGTGGAGATGAGGAAAGAACTTGCTGTCACTAAAGCAGAAAATGAGGCAATAAGGAGTACTAACGCCCATTTGACATCAGAATTAAAGAAAGTCAGGAGAGAGTTGACTGATATGCAACAATACAGTCGCCGAAATAACCTGGAGATAAAGGGTGTTCCTGTGGTTGCGGACGAGAACCTCATCTCCACCATGAAAACGATTTCTGGATGCCTGAACACTGAAGTGGTCGAGTCTGACATTGAAGTTATTCATCGTGTACCTACAAAGAAAAAAGATGAACAGAACATAATTGTCAAATTTTTTTCCCGTACAGTGCGGGATAAAATTCTGAAAGttgcaaagaagcaaaggcttaatGTTTCTCAGTTGGGTTTTGAAGGCAATACGCCCGTTTTTGTGAATGAGCACTTGTGTCCTGCTAATAAAGTATTGCTGGGAATGGCGgtgaaagcaaagaaagagaaaaaatggaAGTTCACGTGGGTGTCAGACGGAAAAATTTTGATGCGCAAAGTTGAAAACTCGCATGTTCTTCACGTGACAAGTGCAGAAGACTTGCGACAAGTTCTCTAA